CGCTGAACGTCGATGCCTGGGACGACATGGGCTCTGAGAAGCTGCCGCAAGCGGCCTGGGATCTGGCGCACTCGACCGCGTGGCCGGACAAGGAAGCGAATGCGCGGCGGGTGTCGGAGGCGTTCACCGTGGACCCGGGGTACCTGTACTCGAAGGGGATCGACAACCTTGCGTTCGGCACCGCCGTGCAGACGATGCGCCTGGCGCTGAACGAACTGGACGCCGCCCTGGGCGCCGTGCTGGAGCCGGAGTAACGGCCGAATGTCTCCACGCCGTCCACCCCGCCCGCCCCTGGGCTGGGATCTGTTCGGGGATCCGTACTACAGCGAGAAGCCTACCGGGCCGCCGCCGCTGCCCGTCTACACCAGCGAGGCGCTGCCCTGGAACCTGCGGACTCTGAAGCAGATCCGCGCCGAGGGACGGGAGCCGACCGGCCCACCCGCCGGGGTGCTGTCGTGGACGCCCCAGGGCCACTACGCGCCGATCGAGTGCCCGGTGTGGGACGTCAACAAGGCGGTCAGGCGTCTAGATCCAGGGCCCGGCCTAGAGCTCTGACCGCTCAACGCCAGGACCCGGCTTCGCTGGGCGGCTGGAGTGGAGTGGGACTTCGATCGTGCGGGGGCGGTCTCGCGGGGACCGCCCTCGATCGTGGGACAGCGCGGCAGGTAGTGACAGCGGCGGGGCAGCCTCCGAGGGTGATCGCCGGGTCGGTGACCAACAGCCTGTGCCGGGCGTCGGGGCCGCGCGCCGGTGGGGGCGTGAGGTCGCAGGACTTCTCTGACGATTCGTCGTCAGGAGACTTTCGACGGTCCTTCTCGGTGCCCCCGCCTTTGACGTAGTGATCGGTTCTATGTTCGGCAGGGCGGTGTCCAGGTCGGCCGGGTCGCCACCTTGCTCGTAGCGCACCCGGTGATACACGCCGGAATTCCCCAGTTGGACAGCGAAGTCTGCATGCTCCTCGGGCACGTCCCGGAGTACGGTTCCCATGATGCCGATCGCCTCGTCGAGGTCAGCACGGACGCCCGTGACGCCGAAGCGGTCGCGCAGCACGCCGGCGAGATTGCCCATCATGAGGGTGCGGAAGGTACTGCCGGTCGGCGCGTCACGGACGGCGGCCCGTGACAGGGACAGGGCCTCTTCCAGGTCGTCCGGGCACCGCGTCCGCCAGTGCCGAGCGAGCAGCGAACGTGCGAGAAACGACTCGACCTCCGCGCGCTTGGGCGCGTCCGGCGCGCAGTGGGCAAGCACGGTCCTCCCCAGCTCGATGGCCTCGTTCAAGTCGCGCTCGGCACCCGAGTTCTGGTGGCGCAGCAGCAGCGCGCCGCACAGCGCGGCCCCGTGCAAGATGAGGCCCGCATCGCCCTCGGCGTCGAGGCCCTCGCGGCTCAACGCCACCGATTCGTCCAGGTCGCCTGGGTTGCCCAGCAGCGTGTAACGGTTCTGGAGCAGCCCGGCCAGATTGGCAAGCCGCTCGTGATGCTCCGCGCCTCCGCGTTGCACGGCCGCGCGCGCCAGCTCAATTGCTCGGGTGTTGTCATCGGCGTGGCCAAGGATGCAGAAGCGCACGCGGTGAGCGAGGCTGAACCGGTGCAGCAAGTCGGGGATGTCGGCGTCCCCAGTAGGCGCAGACTCCAGAGTCCCGCGCAGCACCTCGAGGGCCTGGTCTGCGAGTCCCGCATCCGCCTGCGCCTCCGCGGTGGCCAGCATCCCCAGCGCCGTCTCCGCCGCCTCCCGGCGCAACTGCCGACGCAGCTCGCGGACCACCCTGGGCACCGGATCCGCCGCGCCGGGACTCAGCAGCCGGAACAGCTTCTCGGCTGCGGCGATCTCAGCCTCCGCCACCGGGTTGGACGGCATGCAGCCCCGACACCAGTAGAGCATCGCGACGAGGTGAACACCCTCGGCGTCGAGCACCACGACACGACCCTGCCGAAAGCCGGTCGCCGACCGCTTGAGCCGGCCAGCATCTCTGGCAGTCTTTTGCGTGAGCAGGTCCTGCGAATCACCGCTCATCAGGAAGCCTTCGATGCGCTGCCTCACCGTGACTTTCAGGAGCCCCTTACTGACCATCCGGCAAGTCTGGCCGCTGCTCGCCGTTTTGATGGAGAGATCGTAGTTTTTCCAGCACGGAGCACGGCCGGTGGGGTAGATATCGACTGAACTAAAGGGTGTTGCAGAAGGTCGGTGGTGGACAGGGTTGAGTGGCAGCTAACCTGCTGTTTTCACCCTGTCAGGGCGAGGTTGTGCATGGTGGCGACGGCCTGGACGGCGTGGTGGAGGCCGTCGCCCCTTTGGCGGCAGTCGCGGAGGATCTTCCAGTTCTTCATCCGGGCGAAGCTGTGCTCGACACGGGCCCGGACGCGCCGGTGTTCGGCATTGTCTTCCTCTTGGCCGGGCAGGAGGGGACGTCCGGCTCGTCTGCGGTGCGGGACGATCAGCCCGGTGCCCAGGTAGGCGCCGTCCGCGATCACGGTCGTGCCCGCCGCCAGGGCCGGCAGGTCCGACTCGCGCCAGACCTGTGCGTCGGCCTTGTTGCCTGGTGCCGGCCGGGCCGAGGCCACCACCAGGCGGGTCTCGGCGTCGATGATGACCTGCACGTTCGCCGAGAACCGGTAGTTGCGTGAGGAGGCTGCGACCCTACGGTCACGGACCGGGATCAGGGTGCCGTCCACGATCCATAACCGGTCGGTG
Above is a genomic segment from Streptomyces collinus Tu 365 containing:
- a CDS encoding tetratricopeptide repeat protein, yielding MVSKGLLKVTVRQRIEGFLMSGDSQDLLTQKTARDAGRLKRSATGFRQGRVVVLDAEGVHLVAMLYWCRGCMPSNPVAEAEIAAAEKLFRLLSPGAADPVPRVVRELRRQLRREAAETALGMLATAEAQADAGLADQALEVLRGTLESAPTGDADIPDLLHRFSLAHRVRFCILGHADDNTRAIELARAAVQRGGAEHHERLANLAGLLQNRYTLLGNPGDLDESVALSREGLDAEGDAGLILHGAALCGALLLRHQNSGAERDLNEAIELGRTVLAHCAPDAPKRAEVESFLARSLLARHWRTRCPDDLEEALSLSRAAVRDAPTGSTFRTLMMGNLAGVLRDRFGVTGVRADLDEAIGIMGTVLRDVPEEHADFAVQLGNSGVYHRVRYEQGGDPADLDTALPNIEPITTSKAGAPRRTVESLLTTNRQRSPATSRPHRRAAPTPGTGCWSPTRRSPSEAAPPLSLPAALSHDRGRSPRDRPRTIEVPLHSSRPAKPGPGVERSEL
- a CDS encoding IS5/IS1182 family transposase — translated: MGGVLRVEPVWVETFTGLRMGRFEKLLRVVRERGGNGPGGGRPWCLPLAERVLLVAVYYRTNLTMRQLAPLFGCSPATVCRIIQRLRPLLALEPSPQPVPGTDRLWIVDGTLIPVRDRRVAASSRNYRFSANVQVIIDAETRLVVASARPAPGNKADAQVWRESDLPALAAGTTVIADGAYLGTGLIVPHRRRAGRPLLPGQEEDNAEHRRVRARVEHSFARMKNWKILRDCRQRGDGLHHAVQAVATMHNLALTG